The genomic DNA GATGAATATGGTGGAACTCcattttaaaacattgaatATAATATTTTTCAATTAATTAATACCATAATATGGAAAACAATTTatacaaattacacattaaatacTCAAACCAATGTTCACTTAGATAAAACTCTTCACACATTTTATTGAAGTATGTTTGTTATTGTTAAATTGGACAATagttttttgcaaaacaataacCTGATATTATTATATCATCTCAATGTGGCTTTAGTGAAAGTCAAACAATGATGACTATTGGACAGCCctggttgtatgtgtgtgtgtgtgtgtgtatcttgtgTTAAGAATAAATCTATGAATCCAACATTTCAGGGGCTGTTAAGGATGCTCCTGTTTGCGTGACTGCAGGCAGTGGAGTGTTAACCACGTACATTGATGTTCACAGGTGCTGGCCCGAACAGAACTGGAGCAAAAGTTGCAGAAAAGATCAGCTCAATGTACAGATCACAATAAATTCAACTGAACTGTCAAGTCCTCTGTCAAACTGAAAGATGAATCTgttgaataaatatgaataaggGTCTTTCAGTGCTTTTCAGCGTGAAACCTGAAATCAGACACTTCACTGTGTAAACTTAGAATGATGAAAACAATTCATAGATCCAAATGgaatgcaaaataaatatattagcAGTGCAGAACTATGTATCAGAGAGTGATGTCTCTCGATGTATCCACGTACATAAGTGAAGTAAAATAAGTGGAAATACTTTGAGCAGGCTCTGGAATAGGAGTTCAGACAGCAGGCATTACTATAAATTATGATGAACAAAGTAATGAAGCTCAtcaaacacatttctctgcaaTTCACTTGTCTGAACTTTCCAGTCGGACTTCATCTCCCTGAGTACACCTTTACCATCTGCTcaaagtttaaaaagaaaaccccACAAGAATCCAAGGAACCAATCCTTACGTTTTCTATGTGCTTTAAAAATCTTTCACAAGGATCATAGATAGTACATGTAAACTGTTTCTTTACTAATAGTGAACTTCCCACGACCACATACGACAAGGCAACAGTTCACTTCAACTGAAAGCAACATCTGCTTGTGTGATTATAGAAAGTGCTTTGGTTTTCTATAACGTAAACTAcatctgtgttgtttctgtaCGAGTAGGATTCTTTTTACATCATAAATCTAACACGTGTTCAGCAGCAATCACAACAAATCACACAGGGTATTTCCTAGCATAGAAAATTAGGATTTTAAAATATCccgttttaaaaaaaaaaaaaaaactcaatcaAACATAAAAAAGTTGATCTTTGTCCTTTCCCTTGCAGCTCCAAAACTAAATGTAAAGGGAAATTTCCTGTATAAAGAAATGTTCAATCAGTCCATCTTCCCTTCATGCCCATTAGCTGCGACTGTCTCCGgctgctctctctgctgctggtgcCAGCTCTTGCTTTTTCTTCTGGCGAATCGAACAATGTCCACCATGAACACCCAGGAGAGAGCGTACATGGCCACTCCCCCGCACTTGATGAAGAATCTGGGTCTCGGGGAGATCAGCTCACAGTACAGCATTGTGCCTCCCACGAAGATGCGCATCACCACAAAGAGCAGCACGAACAGGACGTCCACGGCGTTCCCCAGCTGCGACCTGTAATGTCCCGTCTGTTTGAGGAACCAGCGTGCCTGCAGGAGTGGGTTCGTGATTTCACTGCCGAAGAGGACCGCACACGACTCGATGCCAGACTCCCCCAGCCACAGGGTCAGCAGGATTCCCAGGATGCTCATGGTGTGGTGGGCCAGCATAACGGGTCCCTCTGTGCGGAAGTACACACACCAGGCCATGTCGAAGATAAAGTAGCCCAGGCTCACCACCATGGCACTTATCTGCAGAGGGGTGTTCTTGGTACCTGGCAGtcacagaacagaacagaaacaagCTTGAGGTGGGGTATTTACAGATACAAGAAAAAACAACCTGCTGAATGTGAAGTTTagttatcaaataaaaaacattgacaaaTTATGTCGGCAATAGAACAAACTGAATATCTAGACAAAATCATATTCAATAACATTATTAGCAGATTGGCAGTTATACTccatattcatttaatttatatatccATAGATTCTGAGTGGCCAATGGCGATATTAGGGAGAccaaccataaactttattataaataaatataaataaagagaaagcAGAGGTTCATCCAAATATATCTCTAGAATTAAGATTTCAAAGAATGTAAAGCTTTATAAACACCTTTTCTGCATAGTTTatgttgtaaaataaacataaatactgAAACTAAAAAAGCTTCCAGAGCGAATCTGAGGAATCAATATGTGAAacattgtttgtatttgtgaaaTGTTTATTGAATACATAACTTGGGCTCTAATCGATATCAATATCATTATGACAGCCCTTCCTGTTAGTGATTATCTTTACAGTACAAATGAacgtgatttaaaaaaaacaattgcaatgaaataaaataaaatgttagaGATTCATTATATGAATCCAAAGAAGGTGAGCGTGGTACCTGGATAGGTGAAAGGCCAGGGTCCATCCACATAGCCTATATATCCTGTGATGCAGACTGCAAGGATGCCATGTACCAGGGTGACGAGGCGGCAGTTCCACTCATAGCTCCTGGAGCCGTTGACATAACACACGATAAAGTAGAAGCAGGCCCAGCAGGAAAGGCACAGGAGTGAGTAAACCACGAGCAGTGCCATCTTCTCTTctgaagacaaaacaaacagggaaaAGCTGTTAAAACAAACTCACAGCTTCTCTCAGAAAGCTTGCCAGTCAGCGATCGTCCGGCCAACTTTGAATCACatcacacagggagagaaaagagccTGGAGGCACATCTTGCTCAGTAATATCGCTTACAGTAGAAAGACAGAGCATTAGCCTCCGAAGACACGGACTGTGCAGCCCTTTGTGAGTAGCCAAACAAATAGCCTTTGCTTGAACTATAATAGCACTATAGTTGGCCGGGCCGAGGGTCTGGTGGGGTGAGGGGGACGTCTCTTCATCTGCTGTGACGTTTGTACAAGGAGGTAAGACCATGGCGATTGACAGGCCTACCCTCACAGGACTGGGACCCACTCTTTACTCTCAAAGACTTTGAGATAGATTCAAAATAGATGCGAGGTTAGTGGGTGCTGAGCCACAGAATGCTCCCACTGGACATGtgaactttaaaaacaaaacaaatcagtcTAGAACAGTATTGTTGTTGCCTTGGTTGCTATGTGCAGCTCAATTAACACACAAGTGTCAGGGTGTCATGCAGAGGTCAAGCAGTGATATTGCATGTAGCAGAATAACTCAGTTTCGAAGCATTAAAGTAACACAGTTATCTAAAACACTTGTTAAAGTATTACAAATTGAGTTGTAGAAAAATGTAAGACACTTGATttatatgaattaaaaaaaaattgctctCATGTGTATCTATAGTTATTATTTGGATTATGCTTTGGTTGAGGCTGAGTGTTATGTGTGATAAGGGGGACCCTAACCTTTTACtgtcaattcatttatttatttgttattgttggAGGCACAAACATATgccaaaaataaattaacataaaGATATGCCAAAAcaattctatctatctataaaagaagaaagaaaaaagaggagatggacatgcacagacaaacagacttACATcaaatcataaataataaatacagcaATAGatagatttgttttcttttaactgaAAAGGATTTAACTGTGTCAGTGCTGcgtattttatatttctgtatttaatatatatatctacatGCCACTCCATAAATTTGTATATCTATAAATCTATatttctctatctatctatctatctatctatctatctatctatctatctatctatctatctatctatctatctatctatctatctatctatctatggaACAGTTTTATTGAGGCGCAAAAGAGATACAACAAATAGGTTGTAGTTCATTTTAGCATATTTACTTGTTTACTTATTATTCCTGTATGTTTTATAACCTCTGTGCTCTAGGGGGCAGCCATGTCTAAGATACTTATTTGACATTTCCCTTAATTAAAGTTAACAGAATGATACATAAGGACAATTTCAGTATTTCACAATGAGTTATGTGGAAGGAGATATTAAGGATTTTGGTATTTTAGGTTACACAAACAACTAATTGAGAACATTGTTTAGGCTTTAATTGCGTTCCCATGGAAACCCCCAGAGCAGTGATTCAGAGGGGAAGTAGCTGAGCTGAGGATGTGTTTAATTCCTCGTCTAATCCAGGGAATAGACGGCCCCAGCAGCTGATGTCAGTGAACTGGAAGTGGCAGCGGGACCTCGGCTCATCCCTGGTTTCCATCCGGCCACTCAGTTAGCTGGATCAGGGCAGTTAGCATAACCACAGAGAGGCTAACAAAGCGCTAAGCTAAGTGATGGAGAGGGGGAACATCAATTACCTTAAAGGAAAACATGGGGCAGCTTCTTCACTCGGGTCCTGGGTGGGTTGTGTATCTGGAGGaggctttcacacacacaaagacacacatagacacacacactcctccagctgctgcttgtcCTCCTTCATCGCTGATTCCGACGGtggcaacaacagcagcttcccTCAGCATCCCTGGATCCGTCCTGCACCTCGTCAGCCACCGTACATGCACATGGAGCAACTAGTTATACTAACAAGCGGTAGGCCCTAGTGGTTTTATCTTATACTGCACTGTAGTTTTAATATTAAGCCAGGATTATCTAATGTTCAatagaaaatacatatttccCATTCTCCTCCATTTCTTCCCCAAACACTTGAAGCTGTCTCCTCTCTTAAATGTGGTAAAAGCGACAGCTAGCGGTCACCGACGCAAATTACACGCAGCATTTCCAGCACCAGTTGCACAAAATGGAAGAAATTCGTTGTATTAATATAACAAACGCTGCAGAATAGTTTAATGGTTGCAGAGAACTTGCTACCGGCTTGAACTGGGTTCCTACACTAGTGACACAGCCTGCCAAAGTGTCCATAAGCAAGGCATTCAGTCCCATTGTTCCAGCTGGACCCCTGTTTGACCTCATGGTTTGAGTCAGTAAATGGTTATTTGAACATGAGCACATTGAAGTAGGAAGTTAATGTtaaattattacatatataaTCCAGTAGTCGATAGGTTTAATATGCTTATTATGTGTTCAGATAGTAACCTAACCAGACTGGCACCCAGTATAGAGATGTAATtccactagatccagatatttatttggatctacTCCAAATTGCCCACActcaaatatcagtcc from Limanda limanda chromosome 6, fLimLim1.1, whole genome shotgun sequence includes the following:
- the tlcd5a gene encoding TLC domain-containing protein 5a, with the translated sequence MALLVVYSLLCLSCWACFYFIVCYVNGSRSYEWNCRLVTLVHGILAVCITGYIGYVDGPWPFTYPGTKNTPLQISAMVVSLGYFIFDMAWCVYFRTEGPVMLAHHTMSILGILLTLWLGESGIESCAVLFGSEITNPLLQARWFLKQTGHYRSQLGNAVDVLFVLLFVVMRIFVGGTMLYCELISPRPRFFIKCGGVAMYALSWVFMVDIVRFARRKSKSWHQQQREQPETVAANGHEGKMD